One [Clostridium] saccharolyticum WM1 DNA segment encodes these proteins:
- a CDS encoding site-specific integrase — MPTAKKLPSGSWRVQVYSHTETKIQPDGTSKNKRIYKSFTNDDPTTKGKRQAEKDASAWAANKELSSKSYNKSIGTMLDDYCTAKSNVLSPTTINGYRSIKRFMMSSIVDQKADLINNDKIQQWINEISIERSPKTVRNAYGLLVAAFDLYYPEKRIKVKLPQKIKSNTYTPSDNDIKILMDYFKRDKEMLKAVCLAAFGTLRRSEICALTSEDVTGNTISVNKAMVRVSRGEWTIKTTKTVSSTREIIMPQFVINMLPHTGKLVDVGAPDNISNRFARAIKKLKLENIRFHDLRHYAASIMHALNVPDQYIMQRGGWSSDKTLKQVYRGTINDFEQKYLDVTLNHFETMQHELQHKNKKA; from the coding sequence ATGCCAACTGCAAAAAAGTTACCATCTGGATCATGGCGTGTACAAGTTTATAGCCATACAGAAACCAAAATACAACCTGACGGAACTTCCAAGAACAAAAGGATTTATAAATCGTTTACCAATGACGACCCAACAACAAAGGGAAAGCGTCAAGCTGAAAAAGACGCATCTGCCTGGGCCGCAAATAAAGAATTATCGTCAAAAAGTTATAATAAGTCAATAGGAACTATGTTAGATGACTATTGTACTGCAAAAAGCAATGTACTATCTCCCACAACTATAAATGGGTATAGGTCTATAAAGCGTTTTATGATGAGCAGCATAGTTGACCAAAAGGCCGACCTCATTAACAATGATAAGATTCAACAGTGGATAAATGAAATATCTATAGAGCGATCTCCTAAAACTGTTAGAAACGCATACGGTTTGTTAGTGGCAGCTTTTGACTTGTATTATCCAGAAAAACGGATAAAAGTAAAATTGCCGCAGAAAATAAAAAGTAACACTTATACCCCATCTGATAATGATATAAAAATTCTTATGGATTACTTTAAGCGCGATAAAGAAATGCTGAAAGCAGTGTGCCTTGCAGCTTTTGGAACCCTTCGTCGTTCAGAAATTTGCGCCCTTACATCAGAAGATGTTACAGGAAATACTATTTCAGTAAACAAAGCAATGGTTAGGGTTTCCAGAGGTGAATGGACTATTAAAACAACTAAGACAGTTTCCAGTACCAGGGAAATAATAATGCCACAATTTGTCATAAATATGCTACCACATACAGGAAAACTTGTTGATGTTGGAGCTCCTGACAATATATCAAACCGATTTGCAAGAGCTATAAAAAAACTTAAGTTGGAAAACATCCGTTTTCATGATTTAAGACATTATGCTGCATCTATTATGCACGCACTTAACGTTCCGGATCAGTATATTATGCAACGTGGTGGTTGGTCATCAGATAAAACTCTAAAACAAGTATATCGTGGTACTATTAATGATTTTGAACAAAAATATTTAGATGTAACATTAAACCATTTCGAAACAATGCAACACGAATTACAACACAAAAATAAAAAAGCCTAG
- a CDS encoding L-fucose/L-arabinose isomerase family protein codes for MNNIPELKVGIVAVSRDCFPESLSVNRRKALVEAYRAKYDGGNIYESPVCIVESEIHMVQALEDVKKAGCNALVVYLGNFGPEISETLLAKHFDGPVMFIAAAEESGDSLTQGRGDAYCGMLNASYNLKLRNIKAYIPEYPVGTAEECADMIEEFLPIARTLAGLSQLKIISFGPRPLNFLACNAPIKQLYNLGVEIEENSELDLFEAYNKHAGDPRIPDVVTDMEKELGEGNQKPEILPKLAQYELTLLDWVEAHKGYRKYVAIAGKCWPAFQTQFGFVPCYVNSRLTGMGIPVSCEVDIYGALSEFIGTCISMDAVTLLDINNTVPADMYDGDIKGKYEYTHQDTFMGFHCGNTCSRKLSSCSMKYQMIMARALPEEVTQGTLEGDIAPGDITFFRLQSTADNFLRAYVAQGEVLPVATRSFGSIGVFAIPEMGRFYRHVLIEKNFPHHGAVAFGHYGKALFEVFKYLGVEEIGFNQPKGMLYKTENPFG; via the coding sequence ATGAATAATATCCCGGAATTAAAGGTAGGAATCGTAGCGGTAAGCAGAGATTGTTTTCCGGAATCCTTATCAGTAAACAGAAGAAAAGCGCTGGTAGAGGCATACAGGGCAAAATATGACGGCGGAAATATTTATGAAAGTCCTGTCTGTATCGTGGAAAGTGAGATCCATATGGTCCAGGCATTGGAGGATGTAAAGAAAGCAGGCTGCAATGCCCTGGTAGTCTATCTTGGAAACTTTGGTCCGGAGATCTCAGAAACTCTTCTTGCAAAGCATTTTGACGGACCGGTCATGTTCATCGCAGCAGCAGAGGAAAGCGGGGACAGCTTAACTCAGGGCCGTGGAGATGCCTACTGCGGAATGTTAAATGCAAGCTATAATTTAAAGCTTAGAAATATCAAGGCGTACATACCGGAATATCCCGTAGGAACGGCAGAGGAATGCGCTGATATGATCGAGGAATTCCTTCCGATTGCCAGAACTCTGGCAGGACTTTCCCAGTTAAAGATCATTAGCTTTGGCCCACGCCCCTTAAACTTCCTGGCTTGCAATGCCCCCATCAAACAGCTTTATAATTTGGGCGTGGAGATTGAGGAAAACTCTGAGCTGGATTTATTTGAAGCCTATAATAAGCATGCAGGCGATCCAAGGATCCCGGATGTAGTAACGGATATGGAAAAGGAGCTGGGAGAGGGGAACCAGAAACCGGAAATCCTTCCAAAGCTTGCCCAATATGAACTCACCCTGCTGGATTGGGTGGAGGCACACAAGGGATACCGGAAATATGTTGCCATAGCAGGAAAGTGCTGGCCGGCTTTCCAGACCCAGTTCGGCTTTGTTCCCTGCTATGTGAACAGCCGCCTTACAGGAATGGGAATCCCGGTTTCCTGTGAAGTGGACATTTACGGAGCACTCAGTGAATTCATAGGTACCTGTATCAGTATGGATGCCGTGACCCTGCTTGACATTAACAATACGGTTCCTGCGGATATGTATGATGGAGATATTAAGGGCAAGTATGAATATACCCATCAGGATACCTTTATGGGCTTCCACTGCGGGAACACATGCTCAAGAAAGCTTTCCTCCTGTTCCATGAAGTATCAGATGATCATGGCAAGAGCTCTTCCGGAGGAAGTGACTCAGGGAACCCTTGAGGGAGATATCGCACCGGGTGATATTACGTTTTTCCGCCTCCAGAGTACTGCAGATAATTTCCTTCGGGCATACGTAGCCCAGGGAGAGGTGCTTCCGGTAGCCACCCGTTCCTTTGGCTCCATCGGTGTGTTTGCCATTCCGGAAATGGGAAGATTTTACCGTCATGTGCTCATTGAAAAGAATTTCCCACACCATGGTGCGGTAGCTTTCGGACATTACGGAAAGGCCTTATTTGAGGTGTTTAAGTATCTTGGAGTGGAAGAAATTGGATTTAACCAGCCAAAGGGCATGCTATATAAGACAGAAAATCCATTTGGTTAA
- the xylB gene encoding xylulokinase translates to MNYLIGIDVGTSATKTVLFDEKGRVIASASREYSLYQPQNGWAEQNPEDWREAVLETLTQVVAESGVKKEAVKGIGISGQMHGLVMLDEKNEVIRPSIIWCDQRTSAEVEDMGKLIPKERWIEITANPPLTGWTAAKILWVRKHEPENYGRCRHILLPKDYIRYVLTGVYATDVSDASGMQLLDVPGRCWSKEVLNKLDIDQELLGKVYESCEVTGTLLPEIAARTGLSADTKVAGGAGDNAAAAVGTGVVKDGTAFTTIGTSGVVFAHSSQVTIDPKGRVHTCCCAVPGAWHVMGVTQGAGLSLKWFKDNFCQDYVEEASVQKIDVYDLINRDVSQVEAGSDKLIYLPYLMGERTPHLDPDCRGVFFGLSAIHTRKHMLRAVMEGVSYSLSDCNDILKDMGIQVGEMMACGGGGKSQVWRQMLADMYDCQVKTVAQTEGPALGAAILAGVGCGIFESVESACDALIFQDKTTGPEERQAGLYKKYHLLYKQLYEDLKDSYKKLAAL, encoded by the coding sequence ATGAATTATCTGATTGGAATTGACGTGGGGACATCGGCAACAAAGACCGTACTGTTTGATGAAAAGGGCCGTGTGATTGCTTCTGCATCCAGGGAATATTCCCTTTACCAGCCCCAAAACGGCTGGGCGGAGCAGAATCCGGAAGACTGGAGAGAGGCGGTTCTTGAAACCCTTACCCAGGTTGTGGCAGAGTCCGGGGTAAAAAAAGAGGCTGTAAAAGGAATCGGGATTTCAGGCCAGATGCACGGGCTTGTAATGCTTGATGAAAAGAATGAGGTGATACGTCCCTCTATCATATGGTGTGACCAGAGAACCTCAGCCGAGGTGGAAGACATGGGAAAGCTTATTCCAAAGGAGCGCTGGATTGAGATCACTGCCAATCCGCCCCTTACCGGCTGGACCGCGGCAAAGATTTTATGGGTGAGGAAGCATGAACCGGAGAATTACGGAAGGTGCAGGCACATCCTCCTTCCAAAGGATTATATCCGTTACGTTTTGACGGGAGTATACGCAACGGATGTTTCTGACGCCAGCGGAATGCAGCTTTTGGATGTACCAGGAAGGTGCTGGTCCAAAGAAGTCTTAAATAAACTGGATATTGACCAGGAGCTTTTGGGAAAGGTGTATGAATCCTGTGAGGTGACGGGAACTCTTCTTCCGGAGATCGCAGCCAGGACCGGACTTTCTGCGGATACAAAGGTGGCAGGAGGGGCTGGAGACAATGCGGCCGCCGCTGTGGGGACCGGAGTCGTGAAGGATGGAACTGCCTTTACCACCATAGGTACATCGGGAGTGGTATTCGCCCACAGCAGCCAGGTTACCATTGATCCCAAAGGAAGAGTCCATACCTGCTGCTGTGCGGTACCTGGAGCGTGGCATGTTATGGGAGTGACCCAGGGGGCAGGACTTTCCTTAAAATGGTTTAAGGACAATTTCTGCCAGGATTATGTGGAAGAAGCAAGCGTACAGAAGATCGATGTTTATGATCTCATCAACCGGGATGTAAGCCAGGTAGAGGCAGGAAGCGATAAGCTTATTTATCTTCCTTATTTGATGGGAGAGAGGACCCCTCACCTTGACCCGGACTGCCGGGGCGTGTTTTTTGGACTTTCCGCTATCCATACAAGAAAGCACATGCTGCGGGCGGTGATGGAAGGTGTTTCCTATTCACTCAGTGATTGCAATGACATTCTTAAGGATATGGGGATCCAGGTGGGAGAGATGATGGCATGCGGCGGAGGCGGAAAAAGCCAGGTATGGCGCCAGATGCTTGCGGACATGTATGACTGTCAGGTAAAAACCGTTGCCCAGACAGAAGGACCGGCTCTTGGAGCTGCCATTCTGGCCGGAGTGGGGTGCGGGATTTTTGAAAGCGTGGAATCAGCCTGTGATGCCCTGATCTTTCAGGATAAGACTACGGGGCCTGAGGAAAGACAGGCCGGCCTTTATAAAAAATACCATCTGCTATACAAGCAGCTTTATGAGGATTTAAAGGACAGCTATAAGAAGCTTGCAGCTTTATAA
- a CDS encoding ECF transporter S component, with protein sequence MNMTKKTSKLTLMAMLCALAFVAVVAIRIPLIPMLPFLEYEPKDIIILTGGFLFGPMSAALISVIVSFVEMFTISSTGIIGLIMNILSTVAFVCPAAYLYKKRHSMWGAFFGMVAGTLLMTLVMVLWNYLITPIYMGYPREAVAKLLLPAFIPFNLLKGGINTALTLLIYKPLVTTLRRSNLIIPASTASIDASKKRNYNFGMTLTAAVILITCVLAVLAMKGAI encoded by the coding sequence ATGAATATGACAAAGAAAACAAGCAAACTTACTTTGATGGCCATGCTTTGCGCGCTGGCTTTTGTAGCCGTTGTGGCCATCCGGATCCCATTGATCCCTATGCTTCCATTCTTAGAGTATGAGCCAAAGGATATTATCATTCTCACCGGAGGCTTCTTATTCGGCCCGATGTCTGCAGCACTGATCTCTGTCATCGTATCCTTTGTTGAAATGTTTACCATCAGCAGCACCGGTATCATCGGATTGATCATGAACATTCTCTCAACGGTAGCCTTTGTCTGTCCGGCCGCTTATCTCTATAAGAAGCGTCATTCCATGTGGGGAGCTTTCTTTGGTATGGTAGCAGGCACCCTTCTCATGACCCTGGTCATGGTTTTGTGGAATTACCTGATCACTCCCATTTACATGGGGTATCCCAGAGAGGCCGTGGCCAAGCTCCTTCTCCCGGCATTTATCCCCTTTAACCTTTTAAAGGGAGGTATTAACACAGCCCTGACTCTTCTCATCTATAAGCCTCTGGTAACGACCTTGAGAAGATCCAATCTTATCATTCCCGCTTCAACGGCTTCTATAGACGCCTCTAAAAAGCGGAATTATAATTTTGGCATGACCCTCACAGCTGCCGTCATCTTAATAACCTGTGTTTTGGCGGTCCTGGCTATGAAGGGAGCTATATAA
- a CDS encoding sugar O-acetyltransferase: protein MDLREKMKSGKLYSCDDEDLMAEQTGCLEILYDYNQTRPSEGQKRQDILKKLFAEIGKNCYIEPPLHANWGKHVHMGNDVYANFHLTLVDDADIFIGNHVMFGPNVVVDTAAHPIRPDIRKKQIQFNVPVTIEDNVWVGAGSIILPGVRIGENSVIGAGSVVTRDIPANVVAYGSPCRVIRAISERDWRYYFKDWEIDLE from the coding sequence ATGGATTTAAGAGAAAAAATGAAAAGCGGAAAGCTTTACAGCTGTGACGACGAAGACCTGATGGCAGAGCAGACCGGATGTCTGGAGATCCTTTATGACTATAACCAGACCCGCCCGTCGGAAGGCCAGAAGCGGCAGGATATCCTAAAAAAGCTCTTTGCAGAAATCGGAAAAAACTGCTACATAGAACCCCCGCTCCACGCCAACTGGGGAAAGCACGTTCACATGGGAAACGACGTTTATGCCAACTTTCACTTAACCCTTGTGGATGACGCCGATATCTTCATCGGGAACCATGTTATGTTCGGGCCTAACGTTGTAGTGGATACGGCGGCCCATCCCATCCGCCCTGATATTCGTAAGAAGCAGATCCAGTTTAATGTGCCTGTTACCATTGAGGACAACGTATGGGTCGGGGCCGGATCCATCATCCTTCCAGGAGTCCGAATCGGAGAAAACAGCGTAATCGGGGCCGGAAGCGTGGTAACAAGGGATATCCCAGCCAACGTGGTGGCCTATGGAAGTCCCTGCAGAGTGATCAGAGCAATAAGCGAACGGGACTGGAGATACTATTTTAAGGATTGGGAAATTGATTTAGAATAA
- a CDS encoding DUF4867 family protein, producing the protein MGLTIKPVTDPAFRKYGKVVTGYDAGELLEKMKETPLPDEVVYVASVKELEELAVSKKIEKKLYGQLPIQVGYCNGHNKNMNAVEYHRNSEINVAVTDLILILGRQQDIAPDYTYDSGNMEAFLVPAGTMIEVYATTLHYAPCHVSEKGFRCVVILPKDTNTDLEPAGEAVNKEDRLLFAKNKWLIGHKEGGLPEHAYIGISGENLSV; encoded by the coding sequence ATGGGATTGACAATTAAACCAGTGACAGATCCTGCTTTTCGTAAGTACGGGAAAGTAGTTACAGGGTATGATGCAGGAGAACTTCTGGAAAAAATGAAGGAAACACCCCTTCCTGATGAGGTGGTATATGTTGCTTCCGTAAAGGAATTGGAGGAACTGGCGGTTTCTAAGAAAATCGAAAAGAAGCTTTACGGCCAGCTTCCCATACAGGTGGGTTATTGCAACGGGCATAATAAGAACATGAACGCAGTGGAATACCATAGAAATTCAGAAATCAATGTGGCCGTGACGGATTTGATCCTGATCTTGGGACGGCAGCAGGATATTGCTCCTGATTATACATACGATTCAGGAAACATGGAGGCATTTCTGGTTCCGGCTGGAACTATGATCGAGGTTTATGCCACGACCCTTCATTATGCCCCCTGCCATGTGTCGGAAAAGGGCTTTCGCTGTGTGGTGATTTTACCAAAGGACACCAATACGGATTTAGAGCCTGCCGGGGAAGCCGTGAATAAAGAGGACCGGCTGTTGTTTGCCAAAAATAAATGGCTCATTGGACATAAAGAGGGCGGACTTCCGGAGCATGCCTACATTGGCATATCCGGAGAAAACTTGTCTGTATGA